The Colias croceus chromosome 6, ilColCroc2.1 genome contains the following window.
GTAGTGATTTTTTTCGCGTAAATCTTATGTAAGAACATTTTTTAGAGTTGATGACCATATAGTTAGCTTTACACCAGATTGCTATGTTGTCCAAATCATCCTGAATAGCATTTACGTCcgataaattttttattgatttatagatttttaagtCGTCAGCAAAAAGAGCATAGTTGCAATGTTTGATACAGTCagaaatatcatttatataaGTAAGAAATAGCAGTGGACCCAAGTGGGACCCCTGTGGGACTCCAGATGTTGCAGTAAACATAGACGACCTAAAACCCTTCACAACCACTTCCTGTGATCTATTGTAAAGGTAAGATGCGAACCATTTCAAAATGGAGCCTGATACACCataattctttaattttatgagcaGCGTCTCATGATCAACCTTATCAAAAGCGCTACTGAAGTCCGTATAGATCGCGTCTACTTGGCCTCCGCTATCTAGTTCACTCGCTACGTCAGACAAGAATTTCACAAGATTTGTTTGGATAGAATGACCTTTACGAAAACCATGTTGATGTGGTGATATAAATTTATCCAAGTAACGAGTAACAACAGGACAAACAAGAGATTCAAAAACCTTTGATAAGGTTGATAAAATAGcgataggtctataattacTAACAATGGTTTGGTCACCCTTTTTATATACTGGCACAATCCTGGAAAACTTCCAACGCTCGGGGAATATACCTTGCTGGAGAGActcattgaaaatattagcTAGAGGAGAAGCTAACGAGACGGCCGCACGTTTAAGAAAAATGGGTGGGATAAGATCCGGACCAGCACCTTTGTTAACATCAAGTTGTTTTAACTTGACAAGAACCTCTTTTTTAGTAACATTGATTTTGGAACAAGAATCATTATAGCAAGTCATTTTACTTGAACAAATTGGAAGCGCTTTTATTATTGAATCAGAATAAACGGATGAAAAATGAGAGGCAAAGAGGTTCGCAATGTCAGGACCGTTTACTGCGGTAAGATTGTCGAGGCACATAACAGACGGTATCGATGATAGACAATTATTTCGCTTACTATTAACATATTTCCAAAATGCTTTACTATCTCTTTTGATGGCTTcttcaattttttgtttgtagttTTGATGACAACGTGAAATTATTCTTTTGCATCTTTCTCGCAAAACATTAAACTCGAACAGATCGCGGGGGTTTTTGAACTGTTTATACTTACGCCTAATTTTATCCTTCTCTTTAATGATACGAACTAAAGCGGGAGAAAACCAGGGAGGatatttgctttttttaatgtaactttTCGGTACATGGTGCTCAATTACGCCTCGCAAAACATCGTAAAACAGCTCCAACTTCTTATTGATATCATTAACAAGTAGAAATTTAGAGTCCCAATCAATATTTTCCAGCTCTCGCACAATATCATCATAATTAGccttaaaaaagttatagctAACAAAGTCATTACATCGCAAAGTAGAGGGTACGTTAGATTCGACACACAACAAAATACTAGGATGATGAGGATCTGGCTTAGTCAATATATCAATCGCCGAGGAAACATTACAACAAGAGATATTTGTCAGGGCTAAGTCTAACATTTTATCATTGTGATTAAgaacattattaatttgatcaagattattaatgtttataaaatcaacAAGAGCACATTCCACATTACCATGATACTCAATTGGAACCATTACTTCACGATTCGTACAGCTATTGACCCATTTTATATTACCCAAATTAAAATCTCCAAGAATTATAACATTTCCCATTTCCTCTACGAcattatttgcatttaaaataaatctctgTAGAGCTTTGTGATTGGTTGGAGGTGGGAGGTAAATAGTACAGATAGGAACATTTTTTACAACACCGTCAATTTCGATTATAACATTTACCCAAAGATCCTCGTATTCGGTTTCGTATTTTAATAGTCTAGAAGACTGAAATTTTCGGGAAACTGCGATTAGAACTCCACCTCCATCCAACTTAGCATTCCTATTACAATTGCGATCTCTACGATATACAGTATACCGAGAATCAAATATCTCACTGCTAGAAATATTACATTTGAGCCACGTTtcacaaaaaacaataatatcatatgagtttaataatatattcttaaatACTTCGTTAGTTTTTGTCCTAAGTCCTCTAACATTTTGATAGTATATGTTAACCATTatgaagataataaaaacCGTTACATTCAtacattaaacaataatattaaatattaatacaataattaaaccaTTTTCTTTAGACTATCTAAGCAACGGATTTGCAATGCCTGACTGGTTTCATTTTTGCGCACAAATATTTTGCCATTTCGGACCCAAACAAATTTATAGTTCAATTCTTTTGCCCTTAATCTTGCATTAGCATGAAGAATTTTGTTAGCAGGAGTTAAATGCTCAGCAACATAAACTGGCTTTTTAGTACCACCGATCCCCAGATGatttgtacataatttatcatcattattatatttattatatttttgcacCGCAGCAAGTAGGATGTCGCGATGGCGGGGGCTTCTTAATTTGGCAATAACAGCGCGCGGCCGACCatcatctttatttattttggctATGCGAGTTACATGCATTATGTCATCGTCCTTAATATCGGCATTCACTACTTTAGCCAATTGGTTCAAGCAATTCAAAAGATTTTCACTACGGTTTTCAGGAATGccattaatttctaaattactTTCACGTAGATGTTGCTCAGTGTAGGCTAGACGACTTGTGAGATCTTTAACAGTAATCACCAAGGTAGCATTTTCTTTCGTTAGATTAGTCATTATGTTATCATTTTCCTGTACGCGCAGTTTAAGAGCTTCGTACTGGTCGCTTAAAAACGTAAGTGATTCATGAAAGTCtgaaatttgttttgttaacGTACTAAACTTGTCACACACTGCTTTGGTGACAGCATTTTGTATCACTTCGGTCATGTCACTTTTAAATGAATCTAGTATTTTTTGCAAGCTCGCTTCAGTCACAGGGTTGGAATTATCACTAGCGTTAGGTCGCGACCGGCTTGAGCCCCCCATTTTATTTCTAAGCGTTATATTGCTATCAGCTACGTGAGAGCTCAAATCGTCGCAGACTGGCTCTTTTTGTATGTTTCGGATAGGCGTATTAGTATTGTCAAGCTTGGGTCGTAGATTAAGACACGCAGGACATTTCCACGAGGACTTTTTTTCTGGTAGCATAGCATTAAACCTTTTATCACTGGTTCCTGCACATTGTAAGTCGTAGACCGAGGAACATAGAGAACATCTCAGAGAGTGTATACCCTTAACAGAATTATGACATCCAGCACAAACGTTAGACATtgttccaaaaaaaaaaaaaaaaaaaaaaattaatttcttgtataaaattaattgcgtatggataattaattaattagtttatagattaattagaagaaaaaaaaaaaaagaaaaatataataatttcatgtaCGATTAGGGTTTGGACCAGCATCAATTGGACAGTTACTAGTTTTATACTGCACAGTTCCCTGAAGAGCTACGAGCACGGTTACACGACTATTAGACTTATTCGACCATCGATAGAAGTAACGAAACAAAGTTTTTGAATCACCCTcgtgataatttttttctttacgaTCTCAAAAGTTTATTCACAAAACACTATTTCATCACATTTAGAATTGTTAATACAGGTTCCTAATTATGACAATGGATTCCAAATTCACTTATAACACTTTACAATCACTTCAATCTTCTATAAGTTACTTGTTTACGGAACATATGT
Protein-coding sequences here:
- the LOC123692604 gene encoding uncharacterized protein LOC123692604; translation: MSNVCAGCHNSVKGIHSLRCSLCSSVYDLQCAGTSDKRFNAMLPEKKSSWKCPACLNLRPKLDNTNTPIRNIQKEPVCDDLSSHVADSNITLRNKMGGSSRSRPNASDNSNPVTEASLQKILDSFKSDMTEVIQNAVTKAVCDKFSTLTKQISDFHESLTFLSDQYEALKLRVQENDNIMTNLTKENATLVITVKDLTSRLAYTEQHLRESNLEINGIPENRSENLLNCLNQLAKVVNADIKDDDIMHVTRIAKINKDDGRPRAVIAKLRSPRHRDILLAAVQKYNKYNNDDKLCTNHLGIGGTKKPVYVAEHLTPANKILHANARLRAKELNYKFVWVRNGKIFVRKNETSQALQIRCLDSLKKMV